From Chryseobacterium gallinarum, one genomic window encodes:
- the topA gene encoding type I DNA topoisomerase, whose translation MSKNLVIVESPAKAKTIQKYLGKDFEVKSSFGHIRDLPKKGMGIDLATFSPDYEVSADKKKLVTELKAAVKKADMVWLASDEDREGEAIAWHLADELKLKPENRKRIVFHEITKNAILKAIENPRDIDQNLVNAQQARRVLDRIVGFEMSPVLWKKVKPGLSAGRVQSVAVRLIVEREKEIREFVPRASFKLDGIFLNKTEQEIAAKLKKDFEKEEEAERFLEQAKTTEFKVLNVETKPGTRSASAPFTTSTLQQEASSRLGYNVTNTMRLAQRLYEEGFITYMRTDSVNLSQEAIEGAKKQIISEYGAEYSSPRNYTTKSASAQEAHEAIRPTDFGVKSIGDAQLNKLYQLIYRRTLASQMANAKIEKTVIEIGNKSLPHHFEAQGEVIIFDGFLKAYGIVKTEDDDEENNEKLLPKVSVGEILNYKSITATEKFTRPSARYTEAGLVRKLEELGIGRPSTYAPTIQTIQNREYVDKREIEPQTREVIKMSLVKDQIRKVVLDEKFGGDKNKFVPTDIGEVVNDFLTDNFREILDYGFTARVEEGFDEIANGDQKWKEMMTDFYSKFHPRIEDVEENADRATGDRLLGIDPKTGKNVHARIGRFGAMIQIGETDDEEKPIFASLMAGQNIATITLEEALELFKLPFDLKEFEGHPVSVGVGRFGPYVKWGETFISIPKGEDPLSVDQNRAEEIINEKKKADAPIATYKGEPVTKGTGRFGPFIKYRDIFVNVPKKYNFENLSQSDIDELIDAKLEKEANRYIQQWEKEKISIENGRWGPFIKFGKAMFKIPKKKDETKYDAEELKEISLDEVKKWITDQDKNAFAEKKKPAAKKATTAKKTTAAKKPAAKKK comes from the coding sequence ATGTCGAAAAATTTAGTAATCGTAGAGTCCCCGGCAAAAGCAAAAACTATTCAGAAATATTTAGGAAAGGATTTTGAAGTGAAATCCAGTTTCGGGCATATCCGGGACTTGCCTAAAAAAGGAATGGGGATAGACCTTGCCACTTTTAGCCCAGATTACGAAGTTTCAGCAGACAAAAAGAAATTAGTAACAGAATTAAAGGCTGCAGTAAAAAAAGCTGACATGGTATGGCTGGCTTCCGATGAAGACCGCGAAGGAGAAGCTATTGCCTGGCATCTGGCAGATGAGCTGAAGCTGAAACCTGAGAACAGGAAAAGGATTGTCTTTCACGAGATTACTAAAAATGCCATTCTAAAAGCCATTGAAAATCCCAGGGATATTGATCAAAACCTGGTAAATGCCCAACAGGCAAGAAGAGTATTGGATAGGATTGTAGGTTTTGAAATGTCACCGGTTTTATGGAAAAAAGTAAAACCAGGATTGTCAGCAGGTAGAGTACAATCGGTAGCGGTAAGACTGATTGTAGAAAGAGAAAAAGAAATCCGTGAATTCGTACCCAGGGCAAGTTTCAAACTGGATGGGATATTCTTAAATAAGACAGAACAGGAAATTGCAGCCAAGCTTAAAAAGGATTTCGAAAAAGAAGAAGAAGCTGAAAGATTTCTTGAACAGGCAAAAACTACAGAATTCAAAGTTCTGAATGTTGAAACAAAACCTGGAACACGTTCTGCTTCTGCCCCATTTACAACCTCTACACTACAGCAGGAAGCTTCTTCCAGATTGGGATATAATGTGACGAACACCATGCGTCTGGCACAGAGATTATATGAAGAAGGATTTATTACCTATATGAGAACAGACTCGGTCAATCTTTCCCAGGAAGCAATTGAAGGTGCGAAAAAGCAAATTATCTCCGAATATGGAGCAGAATACTCTTCACCAAGAAATTATACCACAAAATCAGCTTCAGCACAGGAAGCTCACGAAGCGATCCGCCCTACGGATTTCGGAGTGAAGAGCATTGGTGATGCCCAGCTGAATAAATTGTATCAGTTAATATACAGGAGAACCCTTGCCTCTCAGATGGCAAACGCCAAAATTGAAAAAACAGTTATCGAAATCGGTAACAAATCCTTACCGCACCATTTTGAAGCACAGGGAGAGGTGATCATTTTTGACGGTTTCCTGAAAGCTTATGGTATTGTAAAGACAGAAGATGATGATGAAGAAAACAATGAAAAATTATTGCCAAAGGTAAGTGTAGGAGAAATATTGAACTATAAAAGTATTACTGCTACTGAAAAGTTTACGAGGCCAAGTGCAAGATATACCGAAGCCGGACTGGTAAGAAAACTGGAAGAATTAGGTATCGGACGTCCGTCCACTTATGCCCCTACTATTCAGACCATTCAAAACAGGGAGTATGTGGATAAAAGAGAAATTGAACCGCAAACCCGTGAGGTGATCAAAATGTCTTTAGTAAAAGATCAGATAAGGAAAGTGGTTCTGGATGAAAAGTTTGGAGGGGATAAAAATAAATTCGTTCCAACCGATATAGGAGAAGTTGTGAATGATTTTTTAACTGATAATTTCAGGGAAATTTTAGATTACGGATTTACAGCAAGAGTAGAAGAAGGCTTTGATGAGATTGCTAATGGTGATCAGAAATGGAAAGAAATGATGACTGATTTTTACTCCAAATTCCACCCGAGAATTGAAGATGTAGAAGAAAATGCCGACCGCGCAACAGGAGACAGATTGCTGGGGATAGACCCTAAAACAGGCAAAAATGTCCACGCCAGAATCGGAAGATTTGGAGCAATGATTCAGATCGGTGAAACGGATGATGAAGAAAAACCAATTTTTGCGTCATTGATGGCAGGGCAGAATATTGCTACCATTACTCTTGAAGAAGCACTGGAATTATTTAAATTACCATTTGATCTTAAAGAATTTGAAGGGCATCCGGTTTCTGTAGGCGTAGGAAGATTCGGACCTTATGTGAAATGGGGAGAGACTTTCATCAGTATTCCTAAAGGAGAAGATCCGCTTTCCGTAGATCAGAACAGAGCGGAAGAAATTATTAACGAAAAGAAAAAAGCAGACGCCCCAATCGCTACCTATAAAGGAGAGCCGGTAACTAAAGGAACCGGTAGATTCGGTCCGTTCATTAAATATAGAGACATTTTCGTGAATGTTCCGAAAAAATATAATTTTGAAAATCTTTCTCAAAGCGATATTGATGAACTGATTGATGCCAAGCTTGAAAAAGAAGCCAATCGGTATATCCAACAATGGGAAAAAGAAAAAATCTCCATTGAAAACGGAAGATGGGGACCTTTCATCAAATTTGGAAAAGCCATGTTCAAGATTCCAAAGAAAAAAGATGAGACAAAATACGATGCTGAAGAGCTGAAGGAAATTTCTCTGGATGAGGTGAAAAAATGGATCACTGATCAGGATAAAAATGCCTTTGCAGAAAAGAAAAAGCCGGCAGCAAAAAAAGCAACAACTGCTAAAAAGACTACAGCAGCAAAAAAGCCTGCAGCTAAGAAGAAATAA
- a CDS encoding glycosyltransferase family 4 protein: MKNFELFLSGSGIPIFYVKIGLGFLFSFLITFFSIPTIVKISRRKNLMDEPGIRSSHLRKIPNLGGIAIFYSIGICASIFAYELFDLYKFLFASLIILLYVGVMDDIVVMRAYKKLVAQIVVSSLVVIGSDIRIRSLFGVFGIYELSYFVSILFSIITFIVLINAFNLIDGIDGLAGGYSVICSALFGISYYRLGEYNYPLVVLSVIIIGTVLAFLYYNLSNYRTNKIFMGDTGSMLLGFLLAFTSICFIDIFIDKKLADVPRYHLQSAPAVAVAILILPIVDTLNVILVRLYHKKSPFDADKNHIHHKLLKLDLTHRRSTFYIILYYLMIVGVAYYFRHTNINFLLMVIILLGFLGAYLPDLLYRLKNNKN; this comes from the coding sequence ATGAAAAATTTTGAATTGTTCTTAAGCGGATCGGGGATACCTATTTTCTACGTGAAAATAGGTTTAGGATTTCTATTTTCCTTTTTAATTACTTTTTTCTCCATTCCTACCATTGTAAAGATTTCAAGAAGGAAAAATCTTATGGATGAACCGGGAATAAGAAGTTCGCATCTCAGAAAGATTCCCAATCTGGGAGGTATTGCCATTTTTTATTCCATTGGAATCTGCGCTTCTATTTTTGCGTACGAGCTTTTTGACTTGTATAAATTTTTATTTGCTTCATTAATTATCCTCCTGTATGTGGGAGTAATGGATGATATTGTGGTAATGAGAGCCTATAAAAAACTTGTAGCCCAGATTGTCGTTTCCTCATTGGTGGTAATAGGCTCGGATATCAGAATCAGGAGCTTATTTGGTGTATTTGGCATATATGAATTGAGCTACTTTGTAAGTATTTTATTCAGTATTATAACTTTTATTGTGCTTATTAATGCTTTCAATCTTATTGATGGAATAGACGGATTGGCAGGCGGGTACTCAGTAATCTGCAGTGCATTATTTGGAATAAGCTACTATCGGTTAGGAGAATATAATTATCCATTGGTTGTTTTATCTGTAATTATTATAGGAACGGTACTGGCTTTTTTATATTACAATCTCTCAAACTACAGGACCAATAAAATATTTATGGGAGATACAGGTTCTATGTTGCTGGGCTTTCTGCTAGCCTTTACATCTATTTGTTTTATTGATATTTTTATTGATAAAAAGCTTGCGGATGTACCAAGATATCATTTGCAGTCGGCTCCTGCGGTAGCCGTGGCTATTTTGATCCTTCCGATTGTAGATACTTTAAACGTGATTCTGGTAAGGCTTTATCACAAGAAATCTCCGTTTGATGCTGATAAAAACCACATCCATCATAAGCTGTTAAAACTTGATCTTACCCATAGGAGATCTACTTTTTATATTATTTTGTACTATCTGATGATCGTTGGGGTAGCCTATTATTTCAGACATACGAATATCAATTTCTTACTGATGGTTATCATTTTATTAGGCTTTTTGGGAGCTTATCTCCCGGATTTGCTATATCGATTAAAAAATAACAAAAATTAA
- a CDS encoding glycosyltransferase family 2 protein, whose amino-acid sequence MTNVPSNVSIIVPVYNVEKYLAKCLDSLVNQNLQEVEIIVVNDGSKDGSEEIIRNYAQKFPEKIKAFSKENGGLSDARNYGIDKATGKYIGFVDSDDFVTREMFEDMFLLAEKHQAKMVVCNIQKVNEAGEITQKLPQLPNMPEKINLKENLSVFSDLSYFACNKLFRKELFDGKRFKKGVHFEDIQLIPQLLLECEAIAQTQKFHYQYLERTDSITKTHTEKGLDILKAVMDVENAFDKSPYASRKKELKNFQIFEGVYSFLAYLAFVKEDEIFYRMAVQLAVFRQERQIKIQDILKYSRFGKNYLLSLPLKKKIFYLLFFAGQKKLIRKLM is encoded by the coding sequence ATGACAAATGTTCCCTCAAATGTTTCCATCATTGTTCCGGTTTATAATGTCGAAAAGTATCTGGCAAAATGTCTGGATTCTCTGGTTAACCAAAACCTTCAGGAGGTTGAAATTATTGTAGTGAACGATGGAAGCAAAGACGGCTCTGAAGAAATTATCAGGAATTACGCTCAAAAATTCCCCGAAAAGATAAAAGCTTTCTCCAAAGAAAACGGGGGCTTAAGTGATGCCCGTAATTATGGGATTGATAAGGCTACAGGGAAATACATTGGTTTTGTAGACAGTGACGATTTTGTGACGAGGGAAATGTTTGAAGATATGTTTCTCCTGGCAGAAAAGCATCAGGCTAAAATGGTCGTCTGCAATATTCAGAAAGTGAATGAAGCAGGAGAAATTACTCAAAAATTACCCCAGCTTCCCAATATGCCAGAAAAAATAAATCTTAAGGAAAATCTTTCCGTTTTCTCAGATCTCAGTTATTTTGCCTGTAACAAATTATTCAGAAAAGAATTGTTTGATGGGAAAAGATTTAAAAAAGGAGTGCATTTTGAAGATATTCAGCTCATCCCACAGCTTTTACTGGAATGTGAAGCCATTGCCCAGACTCAAAAGTTCCATTATCAGTATCTTGAACGTACAGATTCCATTACTAAAACCCATACGGAAAAAGGACTCGATATACTGAAAGCAGTAATGGATGTAGAAAATGCGTTTGACAAATCGCCATACGCATCCAGAAAAAAAGAATTAAAAAATTTTCAGATTTTTGAAGGCGTATATTCCTTTCTGGCTTATTTAGCCTTCGTGAAAGAGGATGAAATATTTTATAGAATGGCCGTTCAGCTGGCTGTTTTCAGACAAGAAAGACAAATAAAAATTCAAGATATATTGAAGTATAGTCGTTTTGGTAAGAATTATCTTTTATCTTTGCCGTTAAAGAAAAAGATTTTTTATCTATTGTTTTTTGCCGGACAAAAGAAATTGATAAGAAAGTTGATGTAA
- a CDS encoding formimidoylglutamase, with product MDFEDFIIPPRNFKTESWQIGNRITKDIKEDSIVLLFVSDYRGAGGEAEVQDFTAIRKEFYRLSQLDFEIPVVDLGDLVSGKSVQDSHYILQEVLSACHYKRALPVVIGGSNDFAFSLFSTLNFHQKNINYTQISNIISLKQGEEINEHTFLSKMFGAKNFSIKNYHHLGYQKHLNEMDSVRLIKEVEFDIIRLAEMMNSTEKTEPFFRKADLVTVNCDAIESFGEPFSMNPQVNGLNRREACAYMKEIGLSENLKSVGIFNYNIYSENQLNHQLLAQMLWYLIEGINIQRSHPKERHYELFYVLIDDRQYAFRRDTFSNLWYFGDEENIDNCIPCSRKDFDDAKKGWLNARLTKI from the coding sequence ATGGATTTTGAAGATTTTATCATTCCACCAAGAAATTTCAAAACAGAAAGCTGGCAGATTGGAAATCGGATTACAAAAGATATAAAAGAAGACAGTATTGTGCTTTTGTTTGTATCTGATTACAGAGGAGCAGGCGGAGAGGCAGAAGTGCAGGATTTTACAGCCATCAGAAAAGAATTTTACAGGCTTTCCCAGCTTGATTTTGAAATCCCGGTCGTAGACCTCGGGGACCTGGTTTCCGGAAAATCGGTTCAGGATTCCCATTATATATTGCAGGAAGTTTTATCGGCATGCCATTATAAAAGAGCCCTTCCGGTAGTTATCGGTGGCTCCAATGATTTCGCGTTTTCATTATTCTCAACGCTGAACTTTCATCAGAAAAATATCAATTATACCCAAATCAGCAATATTATCTCTCTTAAGCAGGGAGAGGAAATCAATGAGCATACTTTTTTAAGCAAAATGTTCGGGGCTAAAAATTTTTCTATCAAAAACTATCATCACCTGGGATATCAGAAACATTTGAATGAAATGGACTCTGTCCGCCTGATTAAAGAAGTAGAATTTGATATTATCCGCCTGGCAGAAATGATGAATTCCACAGAAAAAACAGAGCCTTTCTTTAGAAAAGCAGACCTGGTTACGGTAAATTGTGATGCTATTGAAAGTTTTGGAGAGCCTTTTTCTATGAATCCACAGGTAAATGGCCTGAACAGAAGAGAAGCATGTGCCTATATGAAAGAGATCGGACTCAGTGAGAATCTCAAATCCGTAGGAATTTTTAATTATAATATTTATTCTGAAAACCAGCTGAACCATCAGCTATTAGCTCAGATGTTGTGGTATCTGATCGAAGGAATCAATATCCAGCGATCTCATCCCAAAGAAAGGCATTATGAATTGTTTTATGTTCTGATTGATGACAGGCAGTATGCATTCAGACGTGATACTTTCAGTAATTTGTGGTATTTTGGTGACGAAGAAAACATAGATAATTGCATTCCGTGTTCCAGGAAAGATTTTGATGATGCTAAGAAAGGATGGTTGAATGCAAGACTGACGAAAATTTAA